In Gossypium arboreum isolate Shixiya-1 chromosome 5, ASM2569848v2, whole genome shotgun sequence, a single genomic region encodes these proteins:
- the LOC108453556 gene encoding ferredoxin--NADP reductase, root isozyme, chloroplastic, with translation MAQSTVSQVSVAVPVGNDISLRRSVTNRNIISFGNKSWASTLAFDLKSRNAQKNKPYIVCLSVQQASKSKIAVSPLELEIAKEPPLNTFKPKEPYTATIVSVERLVGPKAPGETCHIVIDHGGNVPYWEGQSYGVIPPGENPKKPGSPHNVRLYSIASSRYGDSFDGKTTSLCVRRAVYYDTETGKEDPSKSGVCSNFLCNCKPGDKVQITGPSGKIMLLPEDNPNANHIMIATGTGVAPFRGYLRRIFMEDVTFKFKGLAWLFLGVANKDSLLYDDEFTKYLKDYPDQFRYDLALSREQKNKSGGKMYVQDKIEEYSDEIFKLLDDGAHIYFCGLRGMMPGIQETLKRVAEQRGENWDEKLSQLKKNKQWHVEVY, from the exons ATGGCTCAGTCTACTGTATCCCAg GTTTCTGTAGCTGTTCCCGTTGGAAACGACATTTCTCTGAGGAGATCTGTAACTAAC AGGAACATTATAAGCTTTGGTAACAAGTCATGGGCTTCCACCTTGGCTTTTGATTTGAAATCACGAAATGCACAGAAGAACAAACCGTACATAGTATGCCTGTCAGTGCAACAAGCCAGCAAATCCAAGATTGCAGTTTCACCTTTGGAGTTGGAAATTGCAAAAGAGCCCCCACTAAATACATTCAAGCCCAAGGAGCCTTACACAGCTACCATCGTTTCTGTTGAGAGACTTGTCGGACCAAAAGCTCCAGGCGAGACTTGTCATATTGTCATTGATCATGGCGGTAATGTTCCATACTGGGAAGGGCAGAGCTATGGTGTTATCCCTCCT GGTGAAAATCCAAAGAAACCAGGTTCTCCCCACAATGTTCGTCTGTATTCCATAGCATCATCCAGGTATGGAGATTCTTTTGATGGCAAGACAACCAGTTTGTGTGTCCGTCGTGCTGTCTATTATGACACTGAGACTGGAAAGGAGGATCCGTCGAAAAGTGGTGTATGTAGCAATTTCCTATGCAATTGTAAGCCTGGAGATAAAGTTCAGATCACTG GCCCTTCTGGCAAGATAATGCTTTTGCCTGAAGATAACCCAAATGCCAACCACATAATGATAGCCACTGGAACTGGTGTAGCTCCCTTCAGAGGCTACCTCCGCCGCATTTTCATGGAAGATGTTACTTTCAAGTTCAAAGGCCTTGCATGGCTTTTCCTCGGGGTGGCCAACAAGGACAGTCTCCTTTATGATGATGAGTTTACCAAATACCTCAAGGACTACCCTGATCAATTCCGGTACGATCTAGCTCTTAGCAGAGAGCAAAAGAACAAGAGTGGAGGCAAGATGTACGTTCAGGACAAGATTGAGGAATACAGTGACGAAATTTTCAAGCTCTTGGACGATGGAGCCCATATATATTTCTGTGGGCTCAGGGGAATGATGCCCGGGATCCAAGAAACATTGAAGAGGGTTGCGGAGCAGAGAGGAGAGAACTGGGATGAGAAGCTTTCACAGCTGAAGAAGAACAAACAATGGCATGTAGAAGTATATTAG
- the LOC108453540 gene encoding probable ADP-ribosylation factor GTPase-activating protein AGD13 isoform X2, producing MSGVKKSTSAKIKLRGLLNQPDNRTCADCGAPDPKWASANIGVFLCLKCCGVHRSLGTHISKVLSVALDEWSDEEIDAMIEVGGNSSANSIYEAYIPEGYTKPGLNASNDERRKFIKSKYELQEFLKPSLRITSGKDSSSSSTQSNISGKILDTILSNSTQKTVQSTVISSNLNPVWNEELMLSVPSNYGPVKLQVYDHDTFSADDIMGEAEIDIQPLITSATSYGNPEMFGNMQIGKWLQSHDNALMEDSIVNIIDGKVKQDVSLKLQNVECGELYLELEWLPLDQ from the exons ATGAGTGGAGTAAAAAAGTCTACCTCAG CAAAAATAAAATTGAGGGGCTTATTGAATCAACCTGATAATCGCACTTGTGCTGATTGTGGTGCTCCAGATCCAAAGTGGGC ATCAGCAAATATTGGAGTCTTTTTATGCTTGAAATGTTGTGGTGTGCACAGAAGCCTCGGTACACACATATCCAAG GTTTTATCTGTGGCATTGGATGAATGGTCTGATGAAGAAATTGATGCCATGATTGAAGTTGGAGGAAATTCCTCTGCTAATTCAATCTATGAGGCTTATATACCTGAAGGTTATACAAAGCCTGGCTTAAATGCTAGTAATGATGAGCGGAGGAAATTCATTAA GTCCAAGTATGAACTTCAAGAATTTTTGAAGCCCAGCTTGCGGATCACATCAGGGAaggattcttcttcttcttctactcAATCGAACATTTCTGGAAAGATTTTGGATACTATCCTATCAAATTCGACACAGAAG ACTGTTCAGTCGACTGTAATATCAAGCAACTTGAATCCAGTCTGGAATGAGGAATTAATGTTATCGGTTCCTAGCAACTATGGGCCTGTTAAGTTG CAAGTATATGATCATGACACGTTCTCAGCTGATGATATAATGGGAGAAGCAGAGATTGATATCCAGCCCTTGATAACATCTGCAACATCATATGGGAACCCGGAAATGTTTGGGAATATGCAGATCGGAAAATGGCTGCAGTCCCATGATAATGCCCTTATGGAGGATAGCATCGTCAACATCATTGATGGGAAGGTGAAACAAGATGTATCACTCAAGCTCCAAAATGTTGAATGTGGAGAACTTTATCTAGAATTAGAGTGGCTGCCTCTTGATCAGTAA
- the LOC108453540 gene encoding probable ADP-ribosylation factor GTPase-activating protein AGD13 isoform X1: MSGVKKSTSAKIKLRGLLNQPDNRTCADCGAPDPKWASANIGVFLCLKCCGVHRSLGTHISKVLSVALDEWSDEEIDAMIEVGGNSSANSIYEAYIPEGYTKPGLNASNDERRKFIKSKYELQEFLKPSLRITSGKDSSSSSTQSNISGKILDTILSNSTQKEGMVEFIGLLKVKVVKGTNLAVRDMMTSDPYVVLTLGKQTVQSTVISSNLNPVWNEELMLSVPSNYGPVKLQVYDHDTFSADDIMGEAEIDIQPLITSATSYGNPEMFGNMQIGKWLQSHDNALMEDSIVNIIDGKVKQDVSLKLQNVECGELYLELEWLPLDQ; the protein is encoded by the exons ATGAGTGGAGTAAAAAAGTCTACCTCAG CAAAAATAAAATTGAGGGGCTTATTGAATCAACCTGATAATCGCACTTGTGCTGATTGTGGTGCTCCAGATCCAAAGTGGGC ATCAGCAAATATTGGAGTCTTTTTATGCTTGAAATGTTGTGGTGTGCACAGAAGCCTCGGTACACACATATCCAAG GTTTTATCTGTGGCATTGGATGAATGGTCTGATGAAGAAATTGATGCCATGATTGAAGTTGGAGGAAATTCCTCTGCTAATTCAATCTATGAGGCTTATATACCTGAAGGTTATACAAAGCCTGGCTTAAATGCTAGTAATGATGAGCGGAGGAAATTCATTAA GTCCAAGTATGAACTTCAAGAATTTTTGAAGCCCAGCTTGCGGATCACATCAGGGAaggattcttcttcttcttctactcAATCGAACATTTCTGGAAAGATTTTGGATACTATCCTATCAAATTCGACACAGAAG GAAGGCATGGTTGAATTTATTGGGTTACTGAAGGTCAAAGTAGTAAAAGGCACAAATTTAGCTGTCCGGGATATGATGACTAGTGATCCTTATGTTGTCCTGACTCTTGGGAAGCAG ACTGTTCAGTCGACTGTAATATCAAGCAACTTGAATCCAGTCTGGAATGAGGAATTAATGTTATCGGTTCCTAGCAACTATGGGCCTGTTAAGTTG CAAGTATATGATCATGACACGTTCTCAGCTGATGATATAATGGGAGAAGCAGAGATTGATATCCAGCCCTTGATAACATCTGCAACATCATATGGGAACCCGGAAATGTTTGGGAATATGCAGATCGGAAAATGGCTGCAGTCCCATGATAATGCCCTTATGGAGGATAGCATCGTCAACATCATTGATGGGAAGGTGAAACAAGATGTATCACTCAAGCTCCAAAATGTTGAATGTGGAGAACTTTATCTAGAATTAGAGTGGCTGCCTCTTGATCAGTAA